Within Trichoderma atroviride chromosome 2, complete sequence, the genomic segment AAAGTCGCCTACTAATGCGTGCACACTGATTCATAActaagagaaaaggaaattgaagaaagaaaaaaaaaaggctgaaTTCTCAAACAAAACCGTGTCAATCCATGATCATGGGTTAGTTATGCATTGTTGAAGCCGAGATTTTCAGTCGTCTACAGGGTAAGTGTAAATAGGCGGTTTGCAGAGGTGAGATCTCTGGCTCGTAAATGGCCTAATCTGATCTTTCTATTTGAgaagaaagggagagaaaatagCAATGGAAAAACAACCTCACGGCCGGATGTAACATCAATTCTGTAATACTTGTCCTCTTTCACAATCGTGTTGCCAACTTGGGCGCCCACACACGGTGAGCTTTACATGGGTGTGTACACTTGATATGGATCTACGGCGCACTTTCATCACGGCTTATAACAGGTTCATGgaataattaataaattacaGCATTAGCATCAGATGCAAAATATACACCCGGACCTATGGCGACCTCATATACAGAACTACCGCGCAATTGtcccaaaaaaacaaaaaccacAAGACTCGTATATCACAATACCCGCCAAAGCATAGAGAAAATGGTAGCCAGACCAGGTCCATCTCTTGTAAGGGAGCGGCATCTGAAGCCGTCACGGCCGCCTGGACTGCCGAACTGGCTCTAGATTGTCGATCGTGGCCCTGTCTGGCATACGACATTTCGCTGTAGTTGAACCCATCGTGCACTGCGTATCATACTCTGAATCTGTTTAGTAGATGCCAGAAATGGAGAAGGCAGCTGCAACACCCCAGCTCTGTTCGCAGCCCAAAGGACCAGGCTGCTTCCacatgtcgtcgtcgaaagagaagaagacggtcTTGTCACCGCACTTCTCACGAATAGACTGAATGGCAGTGGTCTGCTCGCTGTGGCCAGGGCAGGCAGCACCATTGCATGATCCCTGCTTAGGCCAGCCGCACTCCAGGTTAATGGCCTCCTTGCCGGAGCAAACCTTGTTCAGGAGCTCGAGCTGACCAGCGACGAAGTCACCAGCGGATGAAGCGGGAGTGGCGGTGTTGAAGTAAGGGTGGATGTTGGCACCAGCGACGTCGACAACAGGGCAGATGGCGGAAGAAACAgcaggctgctgccagatgTTAAGAGTCTCAGAGATGGTGTAAGGGCCACTGTAGCCGCTGCACTTGCCCTTGACTGTGGTGATCAGAGAAGCAAGCTGAGTAGCAGAGCAGTAGCTGTTCATAATAGCCTCGTTACCCACAACAATGAGCTTGACAATGTCCCACTGAGCCCAGGCGGAAATGGCGTCAACCTGGCTCTTGATATCGGGAGTGTCATAGCTGCAGCCGTCACCCTTGACGAAGACACCGAGAATCAGATCGAGGCCGTACTTCTTAGCGGCGCCACCAACATTCTCGAGAGTGTTGCAGTCAGTTGAGTAGACACGGATAACCTGGAAGCCAGCGTTCTTGAGATCGGAAATATCCTTCTCGACCTCGGAAGCGCCCTTGCAGTCTCCAGTGGTGGGCTCATAAGGAGTGTAGGTGATACCGTAGTGGTCGTTGCTGCCGCTCAGACCACCGCTAGGAGCCTGAGGCTTAGGCTTAGGGGCAGCCTGGGaaggcttgggcttgggaaCGACGGGAGGAGGAACGTAGACCGGCGCAGAGCTGCTGggcttggcagcagcaggaggagggtAGCTGGCGGGAGCTGGCGTAGGAGTAGGAGCAGGCTGAGTAGTGGGGAGGCCAGAGCTCTCAAAGGGGCACCAGGTGACATAGTCAGTCTCGGTGACGGTGACCACCTTCTGAGGGGCGGTGTAGGTACCAGGAGCATAGCTGGTGGGGACGGGGTAGACGATGACCGTAGACTCCGGGAccgtggtggtgatgggAGCAATGGTGTAAGTTCCCGCAGCAGGGCAGACGTAGGTGGTCTGGACAATAACGCTGGTGACAACGGTGCCACTGGTCGAGACGGTGGCAACGGGGCAGGTAACGGTGGTGGCCGTCTCAACGATGGTGGTGACACCACCGACAGTGTGTGTTCCTGGGGGCACCGCAGTCGAGGTAGCACCGCAGACGGTGGTGGACTCGGTCagggtgatggtggtggccgGGATGGTGTAGGTTCCAGGAGTCGAGAATGAGATGGGAGTCGGCGTCGGGACAGGAACAACAATCACCTCGGAAGTTGAGGGAGCCTGAGTCTCAGTGGTGGGCTGCGCAGGAGCGGTAGTAGGGGCcacaggagcagcagaggtGACAGGAGGAGGCGCAGGAACCCCTATGGGACAGATTAGCATACACTTATACCAAAACCTCGAGGGGACCATCTAGGTCTGCTGGGCAGTGCCGTTGCCGATCAACATACAAGTAGGCTCGCCGGTGACGGTCGACCAGATGGTGGTGCATCCCGGGACGCAGACATCGCCGGTCTGGGCTCGCTTGGCGGCGAAGAGCTCGTGGGCGTGGCGGTGGCCGTGAGAAGCGTTGGCAGCACCGGCAAAGGCAGCcacagcggcggcggcgattgTTCCCTTCATTATGAATACAAGGTTTTCGGCTATTAGGAATATCAAgtacaaaaaaaagaatgccCGCTGAAAGAGTGAAGCGGTAAGTTGGTTACTGGAGAACAAGAGGAGGAAAGCGAATGGAAGCAACTTCCTTCAAGACCTCGATTTGACGATCCGTAGGGAacaagagaggaagaagggaacGGCGGGCTGGGTGGGCAAGGCGGCCATTATTATGAGTACGGGCGGTGCGCGTGGAGGCGGGTAGCATGGCTCGTTGTTGTCTGGCTACGGGGTGTGCTCGCCAACAATCGGTCGGAACGTATACCTAGCTGGTTGTGGAATCCTCCGCTGCAGACGAGGTACTGCCCCAGCTAGAGCAGGAATGACAGGGGtggaaagagagggggggtgGACAGAGGACGAGTCACTCTGGTCACCTTTGAGTCCATCGCCGGCCTGCTAATACAAAGTCGCTGCTAGGCCAAGACGGCTTTTCGTAGTCAAATAGGAGAGGGTggagcttggccaagcaatTTCCATTTTGCGCTTGAATACTCCTTGAAAGGGGCGAATTGGCGACGACCGCTTGGATTGGAAGCCTGTACCGACTGACAATGGACGAAGTAGGCAGCTGTGTTATGGACAATGGGACAGCGCTGCGACATTGAGGCTGCGAAGCTGCGTCAAACTGGGCGATAGGAATGCTCGTCAACAGggagccgcagccgcagccgcagtagGCCGAGCAGAGGCACTTCTTCGTATTGAGAACCGGAACTCCATGGGCCCACAGGCTGCGACATGCGCGGGTGACGGGCGATGAGTGGCTGATCAGCTCTATGCCGGGAGATGAGCATCGTCTTGTCATCTGAGATTCTGGCCGGGCGCTCAACCCTCCCTTGGAGCAGGGACAGGCACTAGGCAAGTCGACGTCCAAGTAAGTAGAGCGACGATCCTCATCCTCGGGCCAATCTCACCCATGCATCCATTGGCCAGCCACTCTTAGCTAGACTAGTCTGCGAGATTGTTCCTGCATCTGCCCACTCCGCTTGGCGCTTCGGCGGGCCAGGCACAGAACGCCTCGCACCTTATTAAGCCCAGCTCGTGGTCCGTCCCTTGCCTAGGTGTGGCGGCCGGTCTGTCGGCGTTTCTGATGTCGGTGTTGGCGTTAGCTATAGCTCGAGGTCTGGCGGATTCCCCATGCAATTCTTCATCGCGCAAGTCTTGGGGTCGTTCGTGGCGGTCTTCTAGTGGGCGTCGTGAACCACCAGCTAAATGAGCGGTAGGTTGCATTTGTACCATTTTAAGCTTAGATTCTCCGCAATGCTTGGGGACCTTTCCTCTGCTGACCCTAGCTAGAGCCCGTCTTTCCCCTCTGACAAGGGTCCCGTTTTAAGATGTCTTGGGGTCGCGCTGGCTCTTGAAGCGGCAGCAAATGTCGAGGCTCGGCTGCTGGGCTGCGAAAAAAAGCTCATTTCGAGAAAGGGGCGCCAGTTCTGCTTCGAGAAGCCTGGTCCGAATCTGCCCAATCATGGCCGCTTACTCGCTAGCAGTCTTACTATTCAGGCAATTCTCGTATTTGCAGAATGGGTGCCTACCCCTGCTATTCAAAAGGATCGCTTGGCTTGGCCCCTGGTAAGCCAGTCCTCAATTTGCGATGCAAGCAGGGCATGCCGTGGAGCCGTGTGGACGAATTATAGGCGGGCGATATTCCAAAGTGTCTCCCAGATGAGGAAAGTCGGTAGCGGGCGATGCGGGTGGTGAGAGCACAGAGTAGCGTTCGCGCCGTTCACCTCCAATGCAGGCGGGAGGCTGTGATGCCAAAGTACTGCAGGACTCTGGACTGATTGCGTTCAGGGAAAAAGAATATGCTCTGATCAAACAGCAGATGCCTATCAAGATAGATACGGCGCGCACAAAAATACTACCATTATTGCGGTAAAGACAAGCCAGCGAGATTTGTGCGCGAAATAAGCGAGGAGATTCCCCCTTCCTATGCACTTTCCGATCCCTGTAGCTTTCGTGGTTTTGGCCAGCGTTGCTGCCATTCTTAGGAGGTGTGGCTTGATGCAAGAGCAAGGAACGGACCTGCCTTGCCTAATGAAATTGTTGCGAATTTGGGGGATCTGCAAGGACAGTCAGAAGCTAAATTTCACTCATGATTCGCTTGAGTTGCTTCAAGCGAGCAGTAGGTAATATCTCAACATTTCATTGAACCGATGGCTGAATCTCAAGCCTACTTTACCCTGAGATCAAGAGCTCTAGACTGTGGCTTCCGTTTCCGGAGGAATATACAATCGGAAATGTTGTAATTTGTCTCAAAATAGTGCAAGTACTAATTGGCGGCTTGGTGCTTATTCCAAGCGTGGGCTCGCTTCCGCTCTGTGGTGTTGCCAGGACAATCAGGGAGAGAGAACAAATGTCTGAGACAGCGGAAGCTGCCATTATTGGAGCAATACAAACTGCTGTATTCCGTACCTCGTGGTTCATACAGCTCGCCCATAGTAAGATCTGGAATGCCAACTCCGATATTCCTTCACCGCTCTGAAGCCATCAAATGACATCATGGGCGTCATTGCCCGATGTGCAATATATTCCATGCGCGCTTTCGATAAGCTTGTTGGTGGTGGGAGTTTATTCTCCAGCGACCCCGGCTGAGCTGGGGGAAAACTGGGGTTTTACAAGCCACAACTACTCCAAATTTCACGTGACATTGGCAGTTGCGCCACCCATAGCTGGCGCCACACCTCCAGCAGATCAGATAAGGCTTGAAAAATTCACTGCGCAAGCTGATCTTAAAATAGGTGGTAGCATATGTTCATGATGCTGCCCCGACCAGGCTGCCAGTCCGTTTATCGGCAGTATCTGTCTCGCAGCCGCTGTCGTTTCATCAAACATGGGTCAGAAAATAGACCTACTATTGATAAGTCAAGGATAGCTCTTTCAAGCCTTCAAGTGGTGAGTTTGTATTTGTTGGCATGTCGTGAAGTTTCTACTTACATTGTCTATATAGCATTGGGCGAGCACTACCAGTGAATCCCAACCTCGGGGAAGATATGGGCAATCCCATATACCAAAAGCTGTGACTAAGCAGAAGTTGACGCCTCAAGATGTCCCCTACTTGCCAATTCGCCAACGGCTGCGGCTATGGGCTGCTCAAGACAAGCAAAGCAACTCTGATGGCATGCCTCCAGATATGATCCTATACGGCAGTGGCTCAAATGACTTGAGTCGAACTCAATCGACAGGCTCATCCGATATGGACCAGCTGCGGCCTAATAAAGCTGGAATGACGGATGAATTTGGCGACGATGTaggcgatgaagacgtcCAGGTTGGTGCTGTTAGTGACAGTTCGAGGCATCCTGGTGATCTCGTTGAATTGAAGTAAGGAACCAGCCAGCCTGGCCTTGGGAGCATAAATACTAACATCCGTCTCAGACAACTTGGCTCGCGCGTGCCCCTCTTTGCAATCTACCTAGGGTACTTTGGAGAGAGGAATCATTTCTATGCTGTTAATGGTAGATGGCTCACTAGCATGGGCTATTCTCCGCTATTCACGGTGGCCAAGTTTGCTACACAGGAAGAGTTGGCGCCTGTGATGGCAAAGTTGCCACGAAAGGCATCAATTGAACAGTTTGAAGAACTCCGCCGCAACGAACAGGGCCCCTTACGAGATGATGGCTCTCAGCTTATCCAAAAAATGACGGATTTCAGGCTCAAAGCAGAGGCTGTGCAGAAACAGAACCTCGCAAAGCTGGATGCAGTCAGGACATTTTTGTCCACTCAGCAACAAGCCAGGTATCTGAGCCTTTTTGAGATTGCCGATATACTACTGCCTGCATCTCTCAAAGTACGCGGCCAATTCCCCCCTTTTGCACTATATGCTGTCCATGCAGCGTTATATCAAAATGAGATTGGCTTTCGGCCACTCAGCCCGTCTAGTGACTGCCATCGTCAAGACCATTTATTCGAAATTTTCCCTCAGAGTCATTCgcaaatcatcaacaagGTTGTTACTATGGTCCGCGACTACACAGAAACTAACATGAAACGCCTGAGAGCGCCAAAACCACACGAGCTTGAGGAGACTATACTGGGGAAATTTATTCTCCAGGCACGGGAAGCAATCTTGGAGAGCCGCTCAAGACGACAATGGACGCCCCATGGTACCCTTGCTCCTGGAGACGCTATGCAGCTGCCACAGACGGAGTGGTCTCCGGCAAGCAAGGATATCATTGCCTTCTTGGAATGGTGGGCGAGTTATGATCTTTTCGAACCCGGGTCGAAATTTCACGGTCACGGCGCCCTGATTCTTCGCGCCCTCGAACTTTACGATGATACCGTTCTCGACCAGAGCACGGCCTGGACATTTTTGCAAGAAATTGGCATCATTCCTCCGTGGGAAATCCCGTCACGTTACAAAGTCCGTTTCCCAAACGTCACAATAGCCAGGGGTGGCGGCTTGGAACGAGAAGTTCCCAGCAATCTCGAAGAATCTAAGCGGCCAGACATTGCAGCGGGCTTCAGGCGAGAGCATGGGCAGTCTACAATATTTTGTATTGACGCAGTGTCGACTATGGTTATTGATGATGGTATCTCACTGGAGCGCACAGATAACCCTGACGAGTTTTGGCTGCACGTCCATGCAGCCGATCCTGCATCAAGTATTAAGCCAAACTCTGAACTGTGCAAATACATGGAGCTGATTCCGGAGAACATATACCTGCCTGGACACTTTCAAGCCATGCTACCTTCTAACTTGagcgaagatgacgacgccaAAGACTATGCCTCCGATGGTCTTGTTAGTCAGTTTTCACTCAAATCAGGAAGTCCAGCATTAACTTTCAGTGCAAGAGTCAACAGAGCTGGCGAGTTGCTAGACTTCAAGGTTGAACCAAGCACGCTCGGAAAGGTCGTCTACCTGGATCCCGAGGACGTATCTAAATTCTGCAAAGAGCCAACACCGCCGCCTGTTCCTAGCTACAGTCTCGTCGTCGGAAAGCCAGAAGGGAACGGAGAGCCGCAATTAAATCGTCCAATGCTTGCAGCCCGGGATTTGGACTCATCCGGCAAAGAAGATTTGTTATTATTGTATCAACTCGCCGAGGCTATCAAAAGCAAGCGTCTCGGAAAAGGAGCGTGGCCATACTTTTTCCCTCGCCCATCCGTCTCGGTGACTCTCCATGATACTCCTGGGGAAGGAGACGGATCAAAAATCCTGCCGCCTGATCCATATATCAAAGCCGCCTACGAGACATCCACGGGGTGTTCCGTTGTTTCTAATACTATGGTTCTGGCTGGTGAAATTGCGGCACGATGGTGTTCGTCTCGCAGCATCCCAATTCCCTACCGGAGGAACGTCAAGTTTAGACATGGTATTGATAAAGCATTCAATTACGCCACAAAGGAGATTTACCCTCTCATCAGGAAGGGTGTTGAGCCAAGCGGCAGCCAGCGACAAGAATTGGCTCGACTCACTGGCGGAATCGAGATATCGAGTCAGCCAGGCTCATACTTCCTCCTTGGGCTGGACATGTATGCCAAAGCCACATCGCCGCTGCGTCGTTTCTCTGACTTGCTTGTCCATTGGCAAATCCATGCAGCCTTACAGCACGAGCGAACCACTCAGCGAACCATTGATCCGGAGACTGATGATTTGGATGGCAttcttccattttcttcCACTCAGCTCGCGACTACCCTTCCGCTGTTGGAGGTTcgcgagaagatggcgcGCACAGTCTCTCGTGGCATCCTCGAGTGGATCCTCATCGCCCTTGTCCGTGCATGGCGCTTCGAGAAGACGGCACCTCGCAAGCTCCGATTTACTGTTAGTTCGCGCTGGCGGCAGGGCTGCATTGGTAGAGTGGATTTCTTCGGTCTAAATGCGATAATGGATATCGAGGGCTTGAATCACAAGGCCCTCGTCAAGGACGTCCGAGTTGGAGACCAATTCGAAGTCGAGCTTGCAGATGTGAACGTCCATTCGCGGCGCATCCTCGTCAAAGCCCTCAAGTATCTCGGTCCTAATCCCGCTGATAGCATAGAGGCGTCCGCAACACCGGCCCTGACATGAGCAGCGCATTTGGCTGGACATGACACACTGCAGCAATCAGTGACCGGCAGACAGACACAAGCTGTTCTTATCCGCCCTGGTCAAAATCGGTGAACATGTGGTCAATAAGTTGTGCTGGATGCCGCACCTATGCAATTCAAGATTTGGAGTCATTCGGCCCAAAGGCATCTCGCATGTATTGGATACCAAATGATACGAAGACGTGCAGTATATGCTATCGGGCAAAGAAGCATTGCAGCCATACCATGCAAGTCTGCAGCACGCACGCCTACCTAAGCAGGCATTCGTGCACCCTGGGATGGTTTCCTTCAACCCAATGCACCGCACAGCCGCATATGCAACCCCCCTTTTTTGGCTCCTCTTACCTCCCCTCTCTCTGGCCTTACAGACGCTGGCAGTCTCTGGTTGGCTTCGTGCACTCCACTCCTAGACTCCTTTCTCCCCGCATATGTATGAATTACCCCAGACTTTGCTGCATCTGACGGGCCCCACTCTCCAGGGGGGCCTTTTGTTGGGAGCAAACTTGGAGGACGCCTAACACTGACAGACAGCCTGTACACATAGTACGCTCTTGTCTCGTTTTGGAGCACGAAGTACCGGTACAATTATGCAGCTGGGAACAGACTATCCCCTTTATCATTTACCTTCTGCCTCGAAATTTGCCACCTTTTATCGCCATGCACCACACGGGGGACTGGCTAGTAACATCGTCTTCATGTACGTATACGGGCGCAGAATCATGCACGCCGTTTCAGGCCGTGCCGCAGCCACCTTGGCTATGTATCATATACtacttctctctctccccctttttATTACCTATtggacagacagacagacaagcctcttctttttgtctgctgcatatttttttttttggcgtaGATGACGCGGCCTCCCATAGAAGGAATACCTGCAGGAATATACAAGGAACGAAGATTTTAATAGCCAATCCCCTGCATGCCCGCTCGCTACCGTGACCGCAATCCGTCAATccatttgcctttttttctttcttcccacCCCCCGTCTAGAATGACGTTTTCCTTCTCATATTTTGCTTGTTGTAATACCCCCCTGCTTTCCACGTATCCTTGTATATACATACCTACTACTACCCGTGTATGTATTACGCCTGTCATTCAAAGCaaggatgaaagaaaagaaggccgaggcccAAACACGGTCTCTGGGggtgtccttttttttttttccttccttctgTGGGTTGGATTGGCTGTATGATCAATTAGACGGGCGTACTCAAAAGGCTCTTTACGAGAAGAG encodes:
- a CDS encoding uncharacterized protein (EggNog:ENOG41~CAZy:GH17), coding for MKGTIAAAAVAAFAGAANASHGHRHAHELFAAKRAQTGDVCVPGCTTIWSTVTGEPTWVPAPPPVTSAAPVAPTTAPAQPTTETQAPSTSEVIVVPVPTPTPISFSTPGTYTIPATTITLTESTTVCGATSTAVPPGTHTVGGVTTIVETATTVTCPVATVSTSGTVVTSVIVQTTYVCPAAGTYTIAPITTTVPESTVIVYPVPTSYAPGTYTAPQKVVTVTETDYVTWCPFESSGLPTTQPAPTPTPAPASYPPPAAAKPSSSAPVYVPPPVVPKPKPSQAAPKPKPQAPSGGLSGSNDHYGITYTPYEPTTGDCKGASEVEKDISDLKNAGFQVIRVYSTDCNTLENVGGAAKKYGLDLILGVFVKGDGCSYDTPDIKSQVDAISAWAQWDIVKLIVVGNEAIMNSYCSATQLASLITTVKGKCSGYSGPYTISETLNIWQQPAVSSAICPVVDVAGANIHPYFNTATPASSAGDFVAGQLELLNKVCSGKEAINLECGWPKQGSCNGAACPGHSEQTTAIQSIREKCGDKTVFFSFDDDMWKQPGPLGCEQSWGVAAAFSISGIY
- a CDS encoding uncharacterized protein (BUSCO:EOG092D0H69) yields the protein MFMMLPRPGCQSVYRQYLSRSRCRFIKHGSENRPTIDKSRIALSSLQVHWASTTSESQPRGRYGQSHIPKAVTKQKLTPQDVPYLPIRQRLRLWAAQDKQSNSDGMPPDMILYGSGSNDLSRTQSTGSSDMDQLRPNKAGMTDEFGDDVGDEDVQVGAVSDSSRHPGDLVELKQLGSRVPLFAIYLGYFGERNHFYAVNGRWLTSMGYSPLFTVAKFATQEELAPVMAKLPRKASIEQFEELRRNEQGPLRDDGSQLIQKMTDFRLKAEAVQKQNLAKLDAVRTFLSTQQQARYLSLFEIADILLPASLKVRGQFPPFALYAVHAALYQNEIGFRPLSPSSDCHRQDHLFEIFPQSHSQIINKVVTMVRDYTETNMKRLRAPKPHELEETILGKFILQAREAILESRSRRQWTPHGTLAPGDAMQLPQTEWSPASKDIIAFLEWWASYDLFEPGSKFHGHGALILRALELYDDTVLDQSTAWTFLQEIGIIPPWEIPSRYKVRFPNVTIARGGGLEREVPSNLEESKRPDIAAGFRREHGQSTIFCIDAVSTMVIDDGISLERTDNPDEFWLHVHAADPASSIKPNSELCKYMELIPENIYLPGHFQAMLPSNLSEDDDAKDYASDGLVSQFSLKSGSPALTFSARVNRAGELLDFKVEPSTLGKVVYLDPEDVSKFCKEPTPPPVPSYSLVVGKPEGNGEPQLNRPMLAARDLDSSGKEDLLLLYQLAEAIKSKRLGKGAWPYFFPRPSVSVTLHDTPGEGDGSKILPPDPYIKAAYETSTGCSVVSNTMVLAGEIAARWCSSRSIPIPYRRNVKFRHGIDKAFNYATKEIYPLIRKGVEPSGSQRQELARLTGGIEISSQPGSYFLLGLDMYAKATSPLRRFSDLLVHWQIHAALQHERTTQRTIDPETDDLDGILPFSSTQLATTLPLLEVREKMARTVSRGILEWILIALVRAWRFEKTAPRKLRFTVSSRWRQGCIGRVDFFGLNAIMDIEGLNHKALVKDVRVGDQFEVELADVNVHSRRILVKALKYLGPNPADSIEASATPALT